In the genome of Geotrypetes seraphini chromosome 16, aGeoSer1.1, whole genome shotgun sequence, one region contains:
- the LOC117349710 gene encoding olfactory receptor 146-like, which translates to MNDLLVFKTQNAMEKANFTTVTEFIILGFPEFPELQVPLFVLFLLIYLIILMWNLTIIIIVCLESRLHTPMYFFLSNLSILDISCTSVSLPKLLDILLRKTHHISINGCFTQMYFFLSLTGTEFLILSVMAYDRYIAICQPLSYHLIMNQKVCILMSTGTWILGFLIPASYLIFITQFSFCQSNEINHFFCDFSALLELSCTSTSSIQCVVYIEGAVMAIPCFISTFTSYVYIISTILRIRSSDGRRKAFSTCSSHLTVVCLFYLTLICVYIRPQSMQSMDINKIISILYNTLIPMFNPLIYSLKNKDVKNALRKYFC; encoded by the coding sequence ATGAATGACTTATTGGTGTTTAAAACTCAGAATGCAATGGAAAAGGCAAATTTTaccacagtgacagaatttatcATTTTGGGGTTTCCTGAATTTCCAGAGCTGCAGGTACCTCTTTTCGttctatttttattgatttacCTGATCATCCTAATGTGGAATCTGACTATTATCATCATTGTGTGCCTGGAGTCTCGCTTGCATACCCCCATGTACTTTTTCCTCAGTAACCTGTCCATTCTTGATATCTCTTGCACCTCAGTTTCTCTTCCCAAGCTGCTGGATATCCTTTTAAGAAAGACTCATCATATTTCGATAAATGGGTgttttacacaaatgtatttctttctgtctctgactGGCACTGAATTTTTAATTCTTTCAGTCATGGCTTATGATCGCTATATTGCAATATGTCAACCTCTGTCTTACCATTTGATTATGAATCAGAAAGTTTGTATCCTCATGAGTACAGGAACATGGATCTTAGGCTTTCTGATCCCTGCatcttatcttatttttattactCAGTTCTCTTTTTGTCAGTCCAATGAGATTAATCATTTCTTCTGTGATTTCTCAGCACTGCTAGAGCTTTCTTGCACCAGCACCTCATCTATTCAATGTGTAGTTTATATTGAGGGGGCAGTTATGGCAATTCCTTGCTTTATCTCAACCTTCACTTCTTATGTGTACATCATCTCCACCATCCTGAGGATCCGTTCATCCGATGGGAGACGAaaagccttttctacctgttcttCCCATCTCACAGttgtatgtttgttttatttgacTTTGATATGTGTTTACATTCGACCACAATCCATGCAATCAATGGATATAAACAAAATCATTTCTATATTGTATAATACTTTAATTCCAATGTTTAATCCTCTCATTTACAGCCTGAAAAACAAGGATGTAAAAAATGCCCTTAGAAAATATTTCTGTTGA